The Akkermansia sp. N21116 genome includes a region encoding these proteins:
- a CDS encoding outer membrane beta-barrel protein — MNTMSFLRYSSLALALGFVPAQAAVPVPKYTDSGTGVSCGQYTQKYDSTFGMTIKGAYGWASDDELPNIAGGFIGLQNYIEGDQIIHEISLTTGMLGGSENVSTKNFPGIDSLKSRLTAIPVLLGYNINVSLSDSTLFYIGAKGGVSFTDNKLTFKSPGSSHSNTDSDTKFTWTANAGFKFSISDSADFVIGYEMLKIQDADPYHVIEAGFSWNF, encoded by the coding sequence ATGAATACCATGTCATTCCTCCGTTACTCCTCCCTTGCCCTCGCACTGGGATTCGTTCCGGCACAGGCTGCCGTTCCCGTCCCCAAGTACACCGACTCCGGAACCGGAGTTTCCTGCGGTCAGTACACCCAAAAGTACGATTCCACCTTCGGCATGACCATTAAAGGCGCTTACGGTTGGGCTTCCGATGACGAACTTCCCAACATCGCAGGTGGTTTCATCGGCCTTCAGAACTACATCGAAGGCGACCAGATCATTCATGAAATTTCGTTGACGACGGGTATGCTTGGAGGTTCTGAAAACGTCTCTACCAAAAACTTCCCCGGCATTGACTCCCTGAAATCCCGCCTGACCGCCATCCCGGTTCTGCTCGGATACAACATCAATGTCTCCCTTTCCGATTCTACCTTGTTCTACATCGGAGCCAAAGGCGGCGTATCCTTCACCGATAATAAACTTACTTTCAAGTCGCCTGGTTCCAGCCACAGCAACACGGACTCCGACACCAAGTTTACTTGGACTGCCAACGCCGGTTTCAAATTCTCCATCAGCGATTCCGCCGACTTCGTAATCGGCTACGAAATGCTGAAGATTCAGGATGCCGATCCCTATCATGTAATCGAAGCCGGGTTCTCCTGGAACTTCTAA
- a CDS encoding ATP-binding protein: protein MTTLIPRPQYTERIAPFIDKNIIKVLTGQRRIGKSFILRQVMEEIRRKDPEAHIISINKELEQFRDIRTHEDLSHHLKLFLNKPGSHYLFIDEVQEIEGFQFCLRSLLAEEKCDIFCTGSNAQMLSGELATHLAGRSVSFDVHSLSYREFLTFHRLEAGQESLRKYLTFGGMPYLAHIGLEADVPFEYLRSVYSTILLKDTVAREKIRNVHFLEDLVAYLADNIGNLFSANNISKFLKSQRVDLSPQVTLNYLRALSNAYLIHRVSRAEVGGLKIFETGEKFYFEDIGISHAIRGFNFRRDIHKVMENAVYLHLIQQGYSVHVGQLKEQEIDFVADKSGDKLYVQVSLSVADEKTATREFGNLLAVQDNYPKYVVTLNDIILGDNQEGIRHMNLEEFLLNEL from the coding sequence ATGACAACTCTTATTCCGCGGCCCCAATATACCGAGCGCATTGCTCCGTTTATCGACAAGAACATCATCAAGGTTCTTACCGGGCAGCGTCGTATCGGCAAGAGTTTTATCCTGCGACAGGTAATGGAGGAAATTCGCAGGAAAGATCCGGAGGCGCACATCATTTCCATCAACAAGGAGCTGGAGCAATTCCGGGATATTCGTACCCATGAGGATTTGTCACATCATCTGAAACTTTTTCTGAACAAGCCGGGGTCCCATTACCTGTTCATTGATGAGGTGCAGGAGATTGAGGGTTTCCAGTTCTGCCTGCGCAGTCTGCTGGCCGAGGAGAAGTGCGATATTTTCTGCACCGGCAGCAATGCTCAAATGCTTTCGGGGGAACTGGCGACTCACCTGGCCGGACGTTCCGTAAGTTTCGATGTTCACAGCTTGAGTTACCGGGAATTCCTGACCTTCCATCGTCTGGAAGCCGGACAGGAGAGCCTGAGGAAGTATCTGACGTTTGGCGGTATGCCTTATCTGGCTCATATCGGGTTGGAAGCCGATGTTCCTTTCGAGTATCTGCGTTCCGTCTACTCCACCATTCTTTTGAAGGATACGGTAGCCCGGGAGAAGATACGCAATGTGCATTTTCTGGAAGATCTCGTGGCCTATCTGGCCGACAATATCGGCAATCTGTTTTCAGCCAATAATATCAGCAAGTTTCTGAAGTCGCAGAGGGTGGATCTGTCTCCCCAGGTGACGCTGAATTACCTGCGGGCCTTGAGCAATGCCTATCTGATTCACCGGGTTTCCCGTGCCGAGGTGGGGGGCTTGAAGATTTTCGAAACGGGAGAAAAGTTTTACTTCGAGGATATCGGCATCAGTCATGCCATCCGGGGCTTCAATTTCCGCCGGGATATTCACAAGGTAATGGAGAATGCGGTTTACCTGCATCTGATTCAGCAGGGCTACTCCGTCCATGTCGGGCAGCTGAAGGAGCAGGAGATTGATTTTGTTGCCGACAAGTCGGGAGACAAACTTTATGTCCAGGTGAGTCTGAGTGTTGCTGATGAGAAGACGGCCACCCGGGAGTTCGGGAATCTGCTGGCTGTTCAAGACAATTATCCCAAGTATGTGGTAACGCTCAACGATATAATTCTGGGCGATAATCAGGAGGGCATCCGCCACATGAATCTGGAAGAATTTCTTTTGAATGAATTATAG
- a CDS encoding glycine zipper domain-containing protein — protein MNNKHYFKKAFVLLMEASVLTSGVSSCANMSDTTTTYAQATGIGAASGAGVGALAGQAIGGDTKSTVTGAAIGGVIGAIAGWFWGDSVVQQKKEYASVEEQIRHSNQVMDKLITQTKARNAELAQAIANLKKENKNIASSDVKTKSQKMAKEVDGRISILNEEVTLARKAANNADRNQRIALQGKISTLNKEIKSLAKHKKALSTLSA, from the coding sequence ATGAATAACAAACATTACTTCAAGAAAGCATTCGTATTACTCATGGAAGCCAGTGTACTAACCTCCGGTGTGAGTTCCTGTGCCAACATGTCAGATACAACAACGACATATGCTCAGGCTACGGGAATAGGGGCGGCCAGTGGAGCTGGCGTGGGAGCTCTGGCAGGTCAGGCTATAGGAGGCGATACCAAATCTACTGTTACCGGAGCCGCCATTGGGGGGGTTATTGGCGCAATCGCCGGCTGGTTCTGGGGGGATTCCGTCGTTCAACAGAAAAAAGAATACGCCAGTGTAGAAGAGCAGATAAGACACAGCAATCAGGTAATGGATAAGCTCATTACACAGACGAAAGCCAGAAATGCGGAATTGGCTCAGGCTATTGCCAATCTGAAGAAAGAAAACAAAAATATTGCCTCTTCTGATGTCAAAACCAAATCACAGAAAATGGCCAAGGAAGTAGATGGCCGCATTTCTATTCTCAATGAGGAGGTGACCTTGGCCCGAAAAGCAGCCAATAATGCCGACCGTAACCAAAGAATTGCTCTGCAAGGTAAGATCAGCACACTTAATAAAGAAATCAAGTCTCTGGCAAAACACAAGAAAGCTCTTTCTACCCTTTCTGCATAA
- the grpE gene encoding nucleotide exchange factor GrpE produces the protein MTNQDNPEDRISECIFESAEENIIIENSGTEGSSVPETAPEQKDQPESPQEMEPEEGPVSEVELRQEFTPESKTGLDAEVESSPESAPVAVPKEIASDTHSETNPELESSPEAAPDSSSQSVIEEPTPHQATADQTPILNILTTLQTQISSLQEEFNSKMRYDASKKEIIDRQYQELDAYHREIHEKLSKAIVMDLIAEIDGAERSAEHYSALEATPENYAKLKKLVLAHAEDLRDLLENNDINSYRTEAGVAFNHKRHSVLKTVATDDPSLAKTIQASLRWGFEKDGRVIRPEKVAVYVLATE, from the coding sequence ATGACTAATCAGGATAATCCAGAAGACCGCATCAGCGAATGCATATTTGAATCAGCTGAAGAAAATATCATAATAGAAAATTCCGGTACGGAAGGTTCTTCCGTTCCGGAAACCGCTCCGGAGCAGAAGGATCAACCGGAATCTCCACAGGAAATGGAGCCGGAAGAAGGCCCCGTCTCCGAAGTCGAGCTGCGGCAGGAATTCACGCCGGAGAGCAAAACCGGATTAGATGCTGAAGTGGAATCCTCACCAGAGTCTGCTCCTGTAGCCGTGCCGAAGGAAATTGCGTCAGATACTCATTCGGAGACAAACCCTGAATTGGAATCCTCTCCGGAAGCTGCCCCGGATTCTTCTTCTCAGTCCGTCATTGAAGAGCCAACCCCTCACCAGGCGACAGCTGACCAGACTCCCATACTGAATATCCTGACCACCCTGCAAACTCAAATATCCAGCCTTCAGGAAGAGTTCAACAGCAAAATGCGCTATGACGCCTCCAAAAAGGAAATCATTGACAGACAATATCAGGAACTCGATGCCTACCACCGTGAAATACATGAAAAACTCAGTAAGGCTATCGTGATGGATCTTATTGCTGAGATCGATGGTGCGGAACGAAGCGCCGAACATTACAGCGCTCTGGAAGCCACCCCGGAAAACTATGCTAAACTCAAGAAACTAGTTCTGGCCCATGCCGAAGACCTGCGCGACTTGCTCGAAAACAACGACATTAATTCCTATCGCACCGAGGCAGGGGTCGCTTTCAATCACAAACGCCACAGCGTACTCAAAACCGTTGCGACCGACGATCCTTCCCTGGCCAAAACCATCCAGGCCTCTTTGCGCTGGGGATTCGAAAAAGACGGAAGAGTCATCCGCCCCGAAAAAGTAGCCGTCTACGTACTGGCAACGGAATAA
- a CDS encoding Hsp70 family protein → MSENTKIKVYGIDLGTTYSAISHVGDSGNVEIINNPDGGSITASAVFFEDGSIVVGEGAKESAYTDPDNFIHLIKREMGTAWRKTFLDKEHSPESISSLILKYMVKGAEMSGHEVKDVVITCPAYFNEAERMATKAAGELAKLNVLAVVDEPIAAAISYGMGIAGNDQGETQETRQIIVYDLGGGTFDVTVVEISPKGVKVICSDGDHKLGGADWDAALRDLLLEKLLIENPEAGDLMADPETRAALITTVEKTKMSLSQKETATARITCCDGSKSKVSVTREEFNEATQPLLNRTIEFTDAMIAMAREKTGVEKIDEFLLVGGSTYMPQVMEMVNSRYKDTLRVEPKLYEPNHAVSKGAALYGNNKAIRDLYEKVLKDLKEANPDTPTGELEEEANKKVADEFSLAPETIETAVNTEMITVASKSIGIRVKNKEGKFVCYNLIEKQNEVPCNNTQTFPVSAANAATLPLIVYSNNIVGKQADLDCCLELGKATMELTPGLPAGAPIEVTFALDPEGRLELTARDVTNDKKIVVPFQVEGVLSEEERKKLEEVVADLEMAD, encoded by the coding sequence ATGAGCGAAAACACTAAAATCAAAGTATACGGTATCGATCTGGGTACCACGTATTCCGCTATTTCCCATGTGGGCGATAGCGGCAATGTTGAAATCATCAATAACCCGGACGGCGGTTCCATTACAGCTTCCGCCGTCTTCTTTGAAGATGGCAGTATTGTCGTCGGGGAAGGAGCCAAGGAATCCGCCTATACCGATCCGGATAACTTTATCCACCTGATCAAGCGTGAAATGGGAACAGCCTGGCGTAAAACTTTCCTGGATAAGGAACATTCTCCCGAATCCATTTCTTCCCTCATTCTTAAATACATGGTGAAAGGCGCTGAAATGAGCGGCCACGAAGTAAAGGATGTCGTCATTACGTGCCCAGCCTATTTCAATGAAGCCGAACGCATGGCTACGAAAGCAGCCGGCGAACTGGCAAAACTCAATGTACTGGCCGTTGTGGACGAGCCCATTGCCGCAGCTATTTCCTACGGAATGGGGATAGCCGGAAACGATCAGGGAGAAACACAGGAGACAAGGCAGATCATTGTCTATGACTTGGGCGGCGGTACGTTCGACGTGACCGTCGTGGAGATTTCTCCCAAGGGAGTAAAGGTCATTTGCTCCGATGGAGACCACAAGCTGGGGGGGGCTGACTGGGATGCCGCTCTGCGTGACCTATTGCTCGAAAAGCTTCTCATTGAAAACCCCGAGGCAGGCGACCTGATGGCCGACCCGGAAACCAGGGCTGCCTTGATCACGACAGTGGAAAAGACAAAAATGAGTCTCAGCCAGAAAGAAACAGCTACCGCCCGCATTACCTGCTGCGACGGCAGCAAGAGCAAGGTGAGTGTGACTCGGGAGGAATTCAATGAAGCGACTCAGCCTCTGCTTAACCGTACGATAGAATTCACGGATGCCATGATTGCCATGGCTCGTGAAAAAACAGGTGTGGAAAAAATAGATGAATTCCTGCTGGTCGGCGGTTCTACCTATATGCCGCAGGTGATGGAGATGGTTAATAGCCGCTACAAGGACACTTTGAGGGTAGAGCCCAAACTGTATGAGCCCAATCATGCTGTTTCCAAGGGCGCTGCCCTCTATGGGAATAATAAGGCTATCAGGGATCTTTATGAAAAGGTTCTTAAAGACCTGAAAGAAGCAAATCCCGATACCCCGACTGGAGAACTCGAAGAAGAGGCAAATAAGAAAGTCGCAGACGAATTTTCGTTGGCACCTGAAACGATTGAAACTGCCGTTAACACCGAGATGATTACGGTGGCTTCCAAAAGTATCGGTATTCGGGTGAAGAACAAGGAAGGTAAATTTGTCTGTTACAACCTGATCGAAAAACAGAATGAAGTTCCTTGCAACAATACTCAAACTTTCCCTGTTTCTGCCGCTAATGCGGCCACTCTGCCTCTCATCGTCTATTCCAATAACATTGTAGGAAAACAGGCGGATCTGGACTGTTGCCTGGAACTTGGCAAAGCAACCATGGAATTGACTCCCGGCTTGCCCGCAGGGGCTCCTATTGAAGTAACATTCGCTCTGGATCCTGAAGGCCGGCTCGAATTGACTGCCCGGGATGTTACCAATGACAAGAAAATTGTTGTGCCCTTCCAGGTAGAAGGAGTCCTCAGTGAAGAAGAACGGAAAAAACTGGAGGAAGTTGTAGCCGATCTGGAGATGGCCGATTAA